A genome region from Cerasicoccus sp. TK19100 includes the following:
- a CDS encoding ArsR/SmtB family transcription factor — protein sequence MEIVQVYKCMCDMQRLRILNLLKDGPLCVCHLVEILDADQVKISKQLRYMKENGMVKAERFAQWMIYSLADPENPLLQDNLKCLQDSFGDHTAFASDMQKRAKLADRIKKETPDCACALEK from the coding sequence ATGGAGATTGTTCAGGTTTACAAATGCATGTGCGACATGCAGCGTTTGAGGATCCTTAACCTCCTCAAGGATGGCCCACTTTGCGTCTGCCACTTGGTGGAAATTCTCGATGCCGATCAGGTGAAAATTTCCAAGCAGCTGCGCTACATGAAGGAGAACGGCATGGTGAAAGCCGAGCGTTTTGCGCAATGGATGATCTACAGCCTCGCCGACCCCGAGAACCCGCTGTTGCAGGACAACCTCAAGTGCCTCCAGGATAGCTTCGGCGACCACACCGCCTTTGCCAGCGACATGCAAAAGCGCGCCAAGCTCGCCGATCGCATCAAGAAGGAAACGCCCGACTGCGCCTGCGCCTTGGAAAAGTAA
- a CDS encoding tetratricopeptide repeat protein codes for MLKSRQGAQFMQTLGRILLLGLLLMTTARGAFIEMPATMQETLQLGVQAFTNGEYDKAAQAFDHLTEKFGQEPQYQPLIPTLLPIHGYACQMSERPEDAIELYKKFLALENQQESRRAFVLYSMAQAYQASGDIQEAVDTYQQFIETAPDSPEAVLSAMRQAELYFDQGDDQAGIDRLIGFAASDKVPPTLGTQAQLRALQKALDNRDFKQAQSILFGYDWKVEVMPELAVLTFAALEVGNHLLDKREFEDAIRAYRLVTPAKVLMAAQQGRLQALQFAWNEKQQEAGEGHHAEAIWNDYYRNLMGRVQGQLESLQTSEDFTPGFQMRLGQAFLFAEREREAYILFRMLAEDESLSNQLRGSAHYRWILAANALEDWDDSLRIAKLFLDRYPDHPEAPAAIFLIANAYQELKEYRKAVEVLTELLDNYPDHRLAVRWQFSRGYNQLLAQDYPPARKDFEAVLAGKPDEYLAAQARLWNAMSYFFARDYDEAMNRYEEALAATAPGNPYYPELEYRRAQALYSARNYPEALVATDEFIETYPDNLRTPEARVLRGDILMGEGRLLEASNQFARVGPDADALFTYAVFQRGKIQKAMGAHELMVEHFTDYVRRKDVKDKTRIAEALYWIGWAYERQGEPERAFPLFIEAIAVHGNAVKAGETIAILQALHKQHTQYHRGELLLSNADGDAMGLLTEPDFIQWLDDQHKLAVERKEWTWMARINLYRAMLYEKVKDRERAGNALFEIVEKAPLKDLDPEALAKVGTFLTSLEIASADEYFDYLIEEYPKSMQLGAAYYGMAQLAVQAREYAQAEAWLNRFENETAFHPAGNDAKLLRGQLLVTLDEPDQAIEVLQELLRLKAARGRPHAKALLGIAQAHELKGEDDKAIAYYQRVYTLYRAYPEEIVAAYVASASLFEERGDLRAAYNTWEELAGDPRLTSFEEAQAQAAEAMARLEPILPPEPEAVTAEVESTTEEEAPL; via the coding sequence ATGCTGAAATCCCGACAAGGTGCGCAGTTCATGCAAACACTGGGCCGAATACTGCTGCTTGGGCTGTTGTTAATGACAACGGCGCGCGGTGCGTTTATCGAGATGCCCGCGACGATGCAGGAGACGCTCCAGCTCGGCGTGCAGGCCTTTACCAATGGCGAGTATGACAAGGCTGCGCAGGCCTTTGACCACCTCACGGAAAAGTTCGGCCAGGAGCCGCAATACCAGCCGCTGATCCCCACCTTGCTCCCAATCCACGGCTACGCTTGTCAGATGAGTGAGCGGCCCGAGGACGCCATCGAGCTGTATAAAAAATTCCTCGCACTGGAAAACCAACAGGAGTCGCGGCGCGCCTTCGTGCTCTACAGCATGGCGCAGGCTTATCAGGCCAGCGGCGACATTCAGGAAGCGGTCGACACCTACCAGCAGTTTATCGAGACGGCGCCGGACTCGCCCGAAGCCGTGCTCAGCGCGATGCGCCAGGCCGAGCTCTATTTCGACCAAGGGGACGACCAGGCGGGCATTGACCGGCTGATCGGCTTTGCCGCCAGTGACAAAGTCCCGCCGACCCTGGGCACACAGGCGCAGCTGCGCGCGTTGCAAAAGGCGCTGGACAACCGCGACTTCAAGCAGGCCCAGTCGATCCTCTTTGGCTACGATTGGAAAGTGGAAGTCATGCCGGAACTGGCGGTGTTGACCTTTGCCGCGCTGGAGGTGGGCAACCACTTGCTCGACAAGCGTGAGTTCGAGGACGCGATCCGCGCTTACCGCCTCGTCACCCCGGCCAAGGTGCTCATGGCCGCGCAGCAGGGCCGCCTGCAGGCGCTGCAATTCGCCTGGAATGAAAAGCAGCAGGAGGCCGGCGAGGGTCACCACGCCGAGGCGATTTGGAACGACTACTACCGCAACCTCATGGGCCGCGTGCAGGGCCAGTTGGAGAGTCTGCAAACCTCGGAAGACTTCACGCCGGGCTTCCAAATGCGGCTCGGTCAGGCTTTCCTTTTTGCGGAGCGCGAGCGCGAGGCGTATATCCTCTTTCGCATGTTGGCCGAGGATGAATCCTTGAGCAACCAACTGCGGGGCTCCGCGCACTACCGTTGGATTCTCGCCGCGAACGCCTTGGAAGACTGGGACGACTCCCTGCGCATTGCGAAGCTGTTCCTCGACCGCTATCCGGACCACCCCGAGGCACCGGCGGCGATCTTCCTCATTGCGAATGCCTATCAGGAGCTCAAGGAATACCGCAAAGCCGTCGAGGTGCTGACCGAGCTGCTGGACAATTATCCTGACCACCGCCTCGCCGTTCGCTGGCAGTTCAGCCGCGGTTACAACCAACTGCTGGCGCAGGATTACCCGCCCGCGCGCAAGGATTTCGAGGCGGTCCTCGCGGGCAAGCCCGACGAATACCTGGCTGCGCAGGCCCGCCTGTGGAACGCGATGTCTTACTTCTTCGCCCGCGATTACGATGAGGCCATGAATCGCTATGAAGAGGCGCTCGCCGCCACCGCCCCGGGCAACCCGTATTACCCGGAGCTCGAATACCGCCGCGCACAGGCGCTCTACTCTGCGCGTAATTACCCGGAGGCGCTCGTCGCCACGGATGAATTTATCGAGACCTATCCGGACAACCTCCGCACGCCGGAGGCTCGCGTGCTGCGTGGCGACATCCTGATGGGCGAGGGCCGCCTGCTGGAGGCGTCCAACCAGTTTGCCCGCGTGGGGCCCGATGCTGACGCGCTCTTTACCTACGCGGTGTTTCAGCGGGGTAAGATTCAGAAGGCCATGGGCGCACACGAGCTGATGGTCGAGCACTTTACCGACTACGTCCGCCGCAAGGATGTGAAGGACAAGACCCGCATCGCCGAGGCGCTTTATTGGATCGGCTGGGCCTACGAGCGCCAGGGCGAGCCCGAGCGCGCGTTCCCGCTGTTTATCGAGGCGATAGCAGTGCATGGCAACGCGGTTAAGGCTGGCGAAACCATTGCCATTCTCCAGGCCCTGCACAAGCAGCACACGCAGTATCACCGCGGCGAGCTGTTGCTCTCCAATGCCGACGGCGATGCGATGGGCCTGCTAACCGAGCCGGACTTTATTCAATGGCTGGACGACCAGCACAAGCTTGCCGTCGAGCGCAAGGAGTGGACCTGGATGGCCCGCATTAATCTCTACCGCGCCATGCTTTACGAGAAGGTCAAGGATCGCGAGCGCGCGGGCAACGCCTTGTTTGAGATCGTGGAAAAAGCACCGCTGAAGGACCTCGACCCCGAGGCATTGGCGAAGGTGGGCACGTTTCTGACCAGCCTGGAAATCGCCTCGGCGGACGAGTATTTCGACTACCTGATTGAAGAGTATCCCAAGAGCATGCAGCTCGGCGCGGCCTACTACGGCATGGCGCAGCTCGCCGTGCAGGCCCGCGAATACGCACAGGCCGAAGCCTGGCTCAACCGCTTTGAGAACGAGACCGCCTTCCATCCGGCAGGCAACGACGCCAAGCTCCTGCGTGGTCAGTTACTGGTTACGCTCGACGAACCCGACCAAGCCATCGAGGTGCTCCAGGAACTGCTTCGGCTCAAGGCCGCCCGTGGCCGCCCCCACGCCAAGGCGCTGCTCGGCATTGCCCAGGCCCACGAGCTCAAGGGCGAGGACGACAAGGCGATCGCCTATTACCAGCGCGTTTACACGCTCTACCGCGCCTACCCGGAGGAAATCGTCGCTGCCTACGTGGCCAGTGCATCGCTCTTTGAAGAACGGGGCGACCTGCGCGCGGCTTACAATACCTGGGAAGAACTGGCCGGCGACCCGCGTTTAACATCGTTTGAAGAAGCCCAGGCGCAGGCCGCTGAAGCCATGGCCCGGCTGGAGCCGATTTTACCACCGGAGCCGGAAGCCGTCACGGCCGAGGTCGAGTCTACCACCGAAGAGGAGGCCCCGCTGTGA
- a CDS encoding VOC family protein, producing MPSIVQPYVFFNGRCDEALKFYEAAIDAKIDYVMRFNESPEPVPAEQVPADFDDKIMHCSFKVGDCVIMASDGCEEGVDFKGFSLSITVEDKATAHRYFNALAEGGKVEMPMGKTFWSPCFGMVTDQFGMSWMIGLAGEM from the coding sequence ATGCCCTCTATTGTTCAACCTTACGTCTTTTTTAACGGCCGCTGTGACGAGGCCCTCAAGTTTTACGAAGCCGCGATCGACGCCAAGATCGACTACGTCATGCGCTTCAACGAAAGCCCGGAACCCGTGCCCGCTGAGCAAGTCCCGGCGGACTTCGATGACAAGATTATGCACTGCAGCTTCAAGGTCGGCGACTGCGTGATCATGGCCTCCGACGGCTGCGAGGAAGGCGTCGATTTCAAAGGCTTCAGCCTGTCCATCACCGTCGAAGACAAAGCCACCGCACATCGCTACTTCAACGCCCTCGCCGAAGGCGGCAAAGTAGAAATGCCGATGGGCAAGACTTTCTGGTCCCCCTGCTTCGGCATGGTCACCGACCAGTTCGGCATGAGCTGGATGATCGGCCTGGCCGGGGAGATGTAG
- the sufU gene encoding Fe-S cluster assembly sulfur transfer protein SufU, translated as MTDPELQREILLDHGHHPRGEGLLEPCDLRTEGSNADTGDVVQLTLRLENDVIAAIGFTAQGSTVLRASCSMLVDSLTGKTRAEAAVLADRFMALLKQEVDDEGWDGLGDAVALCGIRQFPARVRCAILPWRTVAGLLAE; from the coding sequence ATGACCGACCCCGAGCTACAGCGCGAAATCCTGCTCGACCACGGACATCATCCGCGGGGCGAGGGCTTGCTGGAGCCGTGTGATCTCCGCACCGAAGGCAGCAACGCCGATACGGGTGATGTCGTGCAGCTGACCCTGCGCCTGGAAAATGACGTGATTGCCGCCATTGGCTTTACCGCGCAGGGGAGTACCGTGCTGCGCGCGTCGTGTTCGATGTTGGTCGACTCGCTCACAGGTAAGACCCGCGCCGAGGCCGCCGTGCTCGCGGACCGCTTCATGGCCCTGCTCAAGCAGGAGGTGGACGACGAGGGTTGGGACGGCCTGGGCGACGCCGTTGCCCTCTGCGGCATCCGGCAGTTCCCGGCCCGCGTGCGCTGCGCGATTTTGCCCTGGCGGACCGTTGCCGGGTTGTTGGCGGAGTAG
- a CDS encoding MotA/TolQ/ExbB proton channel family protein: protein MNVSKLTNRAFFLGSAALLTATALYAQEEAEAAAPSGKSLFQLIGEGGWAMIPLGLCSIFMFFLIFYCWKETVRKKFVPDGVAQQASQYLQARQVADAQTILQGSDSVLTRALVPALNKARPERPDANRAKVETVLVENLESEENAVGQWVNYLNVVAAVAPMIGLLGTVSGMISAFQTIGQGGMGRPELLAGDIGEALITTATGLVIGIPAMVFYFVMKNRLGNQMIATVQTASNLIDDLAEEPVYAEQAE from the coding sequence ATGAACGTATCCAAACTGACCAACCGCGCCTTCTTCCTGGGCAGTGCCGCACTGCTGACCGCCACCGCGCTCTATGCGCAAGAGGAAGCCGAGGCCGCTGCGCCCAGCGGCAAAAGCCTCTTTCAGCTGATTGGCGAAGGCGGCTGGGCGATGATCCCGCTGGGCCTGTGCTCGATCTTTATGTTCTTTTTGATCTTCTATTGCTGGAAGGAAACGGTGCGCAAAAAATTCGTTCCTGATGGCGTTGCCCAACAGGCTTCGCAATACCTACAGGCCCGCCAGGTTGCCGACGCGCAAACCATCCTGCAGGGCAGCGACAGTGTGCTCACTCGTGCGCTCGTGCCCGCGCTAAACAAGGCCCGCCCCGAGCGTCCCGACGCCAACCGCGCCAAGGTGGAGACAGTCCTCGTCGAGAATTTAGAGTCCGAGGAAAACGCCGTGGGCCAATGGGTGAACTACCTGAACGTCGTTGCCGCCGTGGCCCCAATGATTGGTCTGCTCGGCACGGTGAGTGGTATGATCAGCGCCTTCCAAACGATTGGCCAAGGTGGCATGGGCCGGCCGGAGCTGCTCGCGGGCGACATTGGTGAGGCGCTTATCACCACGGCGACTGGCCTGGTGATCGGCATCCCGGCGATGGTGTTTTACTTTGTGATGAAGAACCGTTTGGGTAACCAAATGATCGCCACTGTCCAGACCGCCTCCAACCTGATCGACGATCTTGCCGAAGAGCCGGTTTACGCCGAACAGGCTGAGTAG
- a CDS encoding sigma-54-dependent transcriptional regulator, with protein sequence MSEEQSILVIDDDEGLRYSLERVLSARGYRIIQASSGEEGLKVAEKEKPSVILLDNRMGGITGIETLQHLRTSSPDSMVILMTAFGTTQTAIEAMKFGAFDYIIKPFDIAKILGLIEKAFAAYADLHESKDEYEPTLNSEDYREGIVGTSEAMQEVFKIIGQVAASDVTVMITGESGTGKELVARCIYQHSLRNGRPFIAVNCAAIPENLIESELFGHEKGSFTGATTQRRGKFELCDGGTIFLDEIGDMSLTTQTKILRATQEGEIQRVGGNETIKVDVRLIAATNKDLEKLVEEGEFREDLYYRLNVVRLRLPSLRERKEDIPSLVDFVLQKLGRNRKTRAKRFSSDAMAIMTAYDWPGNVRELENLVYRSAVVAGGEAILRKDLPDELLGKFGDAATASNQASTKAEGKTPAPMPVAAAPAPTTAEPIAAPVSAAPAGTIGEACDTLYKILRDQFDESILSEIEREMIIRALKEFDGNQVKTAKLLGITRATLRKRIESLDLKV encoded by the coding sequence ATGTCCGAAGAACAGTCCATATTGGTTATCGATGACGACGAGGGCCTTCGCTACTCGCTCGAACGCGTGCTCTCGGCGCGCGGCTACCGCATCATCCAGGCTTCATCCGGAGAGGAAGGCCTGAAAGTCGCTGAAAAAGAGAAGCCGTCGGTCATCCTGCTCGACAACCGTATGGGCGGCATAACGGGCATCGAAACGCTGCAACACCTGCGCACTTCCAGCCCGGACTCGATGGTCATCCTGATGACCGCCTTTGGCACGACGCAGACGGCGATCGAGGCCATGAAGTTCGGCGCGTTTGATTACATCATCAAGCCGTTCGACATCGCCAAGATCCTTGGCCTGATCGAAAAGGCGTTCGCCGCCTACGCCGACCTCCACGAGTCCAAGGACGAATACGAGCCCACGCTCAACAGCGAGGACTACCGCGAAGGCATCGTCGGCACGTCCGAGGCAATGCAGGAAGTATTTAAAATCATCGGCCAGGTCGCTGCAAGCGATGTGACGGTGATGATCACCGGCGAAAGCGGCACGGGCAAAGAGCTCGTCGCGCGCTGCATTTATCAGCACAGCTTGCGTAACGGCCGGCCGTTCATCGCGGTCAACTGCGCGGCGATTCCGGAAAACCTGATCGAGTCCGAGCTGTTCGGCCACGAGAAGGGCTCCTTCACCGGTGCCACCACCCAGCGCCGGGGTAAGTTCGAGCTGTGCGACGGCGGCACCATTTTCCTCGACGAAATCGGCGACATGTCGCTGACCACGCAGACCAAGATTCTCCGCGCCACCCAAGAGGGTGAGATCCAGCGCGTCGGCGGCAACGAAACGATCAAAGTGGACGTCCGCCTGATCGCCGCGACGAACAAGGACCTCGAAAAGCTCGTCGAAGAAGGCGAGTTCCGCGAAGACCTTTATTACCGCTTGAACGTCGTCCGCCTGCGCCTGCCCTCCCTCCGCGAGCGCAAGGAAGACATCCCCTCGCTGGTGGACTTCGTCCTGCAAAAGCTGGGCCGCAACCGCAAGACGCGCGCCAAGCGATTCTCCAGTGACGCCATGGCGATCATGACGGCCTACGACTGGCCGGGCAACGTTCGCGAGCTGGAAAACCTCGTTTACCGCAGCGCCGTTGTCGCCGGTGGTGAGGCGATCCTGCGCAAGGACCTGCCCGACGAGCTCCTGGGCAAATTCGGAGATGCCGCGACCGCTTCCAACCAGGCGTCGACCAAGGCAGAAGGCAAAACGCCCGCGCCCATGCCGGTTGCCGCAGCGCCTGCGCCGACAACCGCGGAGCCCATCGCCGCGCCGGTCTCTGCCGCCCCCGCCGGCACCATTGGCGAAGCCTGCGACACACTTTATAAAATCCTTCGCGACCAGTTCGATGAAAGCATCCTCAGCGAAATCGAACGCGAAATGATCATCCGTGCGCTCAAGGAATTCGACGGTAACCAGGTCAAGACGGCGAAGCTGCTCGGCATCACCCGCGCCACCCTCCGCAAACGCATCGAATCCCTCGACCTCAAAGTCTAA
- a CDS encoding type II toxin-antitoxin system RelE/ParE family toxin translates to MAFKVIVAPSARQDLSLIIEYIAQRDPAAAERIGLSIISTIKRIGEFPRIGRIVPEFGWDTIREIVFKNYRLIYRIKDEEMKIEVVRIWHAKRGHPLIP, encoded by the coding sequence ATGGCTTTCAAAGTAATCGTTGCGCCATCGGCTCGGCAAGATCTCAGTCTGATCATTGAGTATATTGCTCAACGTGATCCAGCTGCGGCCGAGCGCATTGGTTTATCGATCATCTCCACGATTAAAAGGATCGGAGAATTCCCGAGAATTGGGCGTATCGTTCCTGAATTTGGGTGGGACACGATTCGCGAGATCGTATTCAAGAACTATCGACTCATCTATCGAATCAAGGATGAGGAAATGAAGATTGAAGTAGTCCGCATCTGGCACGCCAAACGCGGACATCCGTTAATCCCTTAA
- a CDS encoding site-2 protease family protein, producing MSNTSWKIGRLFGIQLEIHFTFFLLLGFYIYVGHQAIGWRGSLTLGIMIVLVFVSVALHELGHCLTAQRYGIKVPRIVFMAIGGMAQMGSIPRDPRKEMIITINGPLVNFAIAAILFVVLCITYRDVGYVAEGSVNLLRKYFTDDYVRSPYNPWSLSWVSFAWGLLGWNIAMGLFNLLPIFPMDGGRLLRAALAKKFNYLQASKIAATAAKVIAAVLIAWALLVSQHYLLAVLLVFIWIGGDEELKYVAVIEQYVGKTVSDVMVDPPKLPDNTPMSKHALQAHWLVDDHTAEIFSSAAAFPVHAEGELVGVVYPDLLWEKAGH from the coding sequence GTGTCTAACACATCGTGGAAAATTGGCCGTTTGTTCGGCATTCAGCTGGAAATTCATTTCACGTTTTTCCTCCTGCTGGGTTTTTATATATACGTCGGCCATCAGGCGATTGGCTGGCGGGGTTCGCTGACGCTGGGTATCATGATCGTGCTGGTCTTTGTATCGGTGGCGCTGCACGAGCTGGGCCACTGCCTGACGGCGCAGCGCTACGGCATCAAGGTGCCGCGCATTGTGTTCATGGCCATTGGCGGCATGGCGCAGATGGGCAGCATCCCGCGCGACCCGCGCAAAGAAATGATCATCACCATCAACGGCCCGTTGGTAAACTTCGCCATCGCGGCAATCCTCTTCGTGGTGCTGTGCATCACTTACAGAGATGTGGGCTACGTGGCCGAAGGAAGCGTTAACTTGCTGCGCAAATACTTTACCGACGACTACGTGCGTTCGCCGTACAACCCGTGGTCGCTCAGTTGGGTGAGCTTTGCCTGGGGGCTGCTCGGGTGGAACATCGCGATGGGCCTCTTTAACTTACTGCCGATCTTTCCGATGGACGGCGGGCGCCTGCTCCGCGCCGCGCTGGCCAAGAAGTTTAACTACCTGCAAGCCTCCAAGATCGCCGCGACTGCGGCCAAGGTGATCGCCGCGGTGCTCATCGCGTGGGCGCTGCTGGTGTCGCAGCATTACCTGCTGGCGGTGCTGCTGGTGTTTATCTGGATCGGGGGCGACGAGGAGCTGAAGTATGTCGCCGTCATCGAGCAATACGTGGGCAAGACGGTGAGCGATGTCATGGTCGATCCGCCGAAGCTGCCCGACAATACCCCGATGTCCAAGCACGCGCTGCAGGCGCATTGGCTGGTGGACGACCATACAGCGGAAATTTTCTCCAGCGCCGCCGCGTTCCCCGTCCACGCCGAGGGCGAGCTGGTGGGTGTCGTTTACCCGGACCTGCTCTGGGAAAAAGCCGGGCATTGA
- a CDS encoding arsenate reductase ArsC, translating into MTKPKVLILCTGNSCRSHMAEGILRNAAGDLFEIYSAGSKPAGYVHPNAIEALKEIGIDISAHTSKHLDQYMEAGISTVITVCDNADESCPLFPGKVNRYHWGFEDPPKAAREGESEMDAFRRIRDEIKKVFEAYAGGYREALNHQLVS; encoded by the coding sequence ATGACGAAGCCCAAAGTTCTCATTCTTTGCACTGGTAACTCGTGCCGCAGCCATATGGCTGAGGGCATCCTGCGCAACGCGGCGGGCGACCTGTTCGAGATTTACAGCGCTGGCTCCAAGCCCGCTGGCTACGTGCACCCCAACGCAATCGAGGCGCTGAAGGAGATCGGTATCGACATCTCCGCGCACACCTCGAAGCACCTCGACCAATATATGGAGGCCGGCATCAGCACCGTGATCACCGTGTGCGACAACGCCGACGAAAGCTGCCCGCTCTTCCCTGGCAAGGTCAACCGATACCACTGGGGATTTGAAGATCCGCCCAAGGCCGCTCGCGAAGGCGAGAGTGAGATGGATGCCTTCCGCCGCATTCGCGACGAAATTAAGAAAGTCTTTGAAGCTTACGCGGGTGGTTACCGCGAGGCGTTAAATCATCAATTAGTCAGCTAA